From the Senegalimassilia faecalis genome, one window contains:
- the istB gene encoding IS21-like element helper ATPase IstB translates to MSAAVQASPLNRLAANLEELGLEGMASSVPEYVRLVADGRKSLVDAMLELTDAQIALKRRADDERRTRMANFPYIKTLADFDWGFQPSVPRGLVEQLATLEFIDRGDNVVLVGSPGVGKTHLSIAIGHEAVMARKQVYFADCSRLVEDLKHASAKEALARRMRFYEHCSLLIIDELGYLDIGKEGADLLFQLVNRRYALKRSTIVTTNVPVGRWGDVFGSNVTASAVADRLCHHCAMIKITGRSYRLKDVSIGGEDGKEEGA, encoded by the coding sequence GTGAGCGCCGCCGTGCAGGCCAGCCCCCTCAACCGCCTGGCGGCCAACCTCGAGGAGCTGGGGCTCGAGGGCATGGCGTCGTCGGTGCCCGAGTACGTCAGGCTCGTCGCCGACGGGAGGAAGAGCCTGGTCGACGCCATGCTCGAGCTCACCGACGCCCAGATAGCCCTCAAGCGGCGCGCCGACGACGAGCGCCGCACGAGGATGGCCAACTTCCCCTACATAAAGACGCTGGCCGACTTCGACTGGGGCTTCCAGCCGAGCGTGCCGCGCGGGCTGGTCGAGCAGCTGGCCACGCTCGAGTTCATCGACCGCGGCGACAACGTCGTGCTCGTCGGCAGCCCGGGCGTCGGCAAGACCCACCTGTCGATAGCCATAGGCCACGAGGCGGTGATGGCCCGCAAGCAGGTGTACTTCGCCGACTGCTCGAGGCTGGTCGAGGACCTCAAGCACGCCTCGGCGAAGGAGGCGCTGGCGCGCAGGATGCGGTTCTACGAGCACTGCAGCCTGCTGATAATAGACGAGCTCGGCTACCTCGACATCGGCAAGGAGGGCGCCGACCTGCTGTTCCAGCTGGTCAACAGGCGCTACGCGCTCAAGCGGTCGACCATCGTCACGACCAACGTGCCGGTGGGCAGGTGGGGCGACGTGTTCGGCAGCAACGTCACGGCCTCGGCGGTGGCCGACAGGCTTTGCCACCATTGCGCGATGATCAAGATAACGGGACGGTCATATCGCCTGAAGGACGTATCCATCGGCGGTGAGGACGGGAAGGAGGAGGGCGCCTAG
- a CDS encoding nucleotidyltransferase family protein, with translation MDLSAAEEYTIKMIAAESALPHDARDAASAAVPALGLPDGLWPAVRAELVAQSVIGYPANAIENLGLSSTDQAEYLALAGKNLAGWHRLMMAQDDVLTEFRQTGIPTAVLKGAAAAANYPQANSRSMGDIDLIVPPADFDRAFALLERLGWENDAPLEINPRHAGFQKAGCPEIELHRYFSTCTDKRQADFLDQAIYDAIPRAEWTDVAGFSVPVLPPLENGLVLLAHVNQHLGSGLGLRQILDWQMFVAAYLTDELWEHEFRHAAQQIGMEKLAITTTWLCRTYLGLQTSATWFDGADAQLADDLLLYIMHRGNMGRKMERGTQATRIVMHSFRSPAALVRYLYTGGRSHWAPARKHAWLAPAACIYQIGHVIRKGLARNASMSELVNDARSAQQEVDLLKRLEVTRM, from the coding sequence GTGGACCTTTCCGCCGCCGAAGAGTATACGATCAAGATGATCGCCGCAGAAAGCGCCTTGCCGCATGATGCGCGCGATGCGGCTTCCGCAGCCGTGCCCGCCCTTGGGCTCCCCGACGGCCTGTGGCCCGCCGTGCGCGCCGAGCTGGTGGCGCAATCGGTCATCGGCTATCCCGCAAACGCTATCGAGAACCTCGGGCTTTCCTCCACCGACCAGGCAGAATACCTTGCCCTTGCCGGGAAGAACCTGGCGGGCTGGCATCGCCTTATGATGGCGCAGGACGACGTGCTTACCGAGTTTCGCCAGACAGGCATCCCCACTGCCGTGCTGAAGGGCGCGGCGGCTGCGGCAAACTACCCGCAGGCGAACAGCCGCAGCATGGGCGACATAGACCTTATCGTGCCGCCTGCCGATTTCGATCGGGCATTTGCGCTTTTAGAGCGCCTGGGCTGGGAAAACGATGCTCCGCTAGAAATCAACCCGCGCCACGCGGGGTTCCAGAAAGCCGGCTGCCCCGAAATCGAGCTGCACCGTTACTTCAGCACGTGCACCGATAAGCGGCAAGCGGACTTCCTTGACCAGGCCATTTACGATGCCATCCCGCGCGCCGAGTGGACCGACGTCGCGGGTTTCAGCGTGCCCGTGCTGCCGCCGCTCGAGAATGGGCTGGTGCTACTCGCGCACGTCAACCAGCATTTAGGGTCGGGGCTGGGGCTTCGCCAAATCCTGGATTGGCAGATGTTCGTGGCGGCGTACTTGACCGACGAGCTTTGGGAGCACGAGTTCCGGCACGCCGCGCAGCAGATCGGCATGGAGAAGCTGGCAATCACCACAACGTGGCTGTGCCGCACCTACCTGGGGCTTCAGACTTCGGCAACGTGGTTCGACGGCGCCGATGCGCAGCTTGCCGACGACCTTCTGCTCTACATCATGCACCGAGGGAACATGGGTCGCAAAATGGAGCGCGGCACGCAGGCAACGCGTATCGTGATGCACAGCTTCCGCAGCCCCGCGGCCCTGGTTCGTTACCTGTACACGGGCGGGCGCTCCCATTGGGCGCCGGCGCGCAAGCACGCGTGGCTTGCCCCGGCCGCGTGCATCTACCAAATCGGGCACGTCATCCGCAAGGGGCTTGCGCGCAACGCGAGCATGAGCGAGCTCGTCAACGACGCACGCAGCGCCCAACAGGAAGTCGACCTGCTGAAACGCCTTGAGGTCACCAGGATGTGA
- a CDS encoding PqqD family protein, whose amino-acid sequence MKIKDGFIMNKVGSQHVVVPVGETSMKRHCMVRLNGTGAFLWGQLAADTVEEELVQALLAEYAVDEGTARADVAAFLGKLRDTDLLDE is encoded by the coding sequence ATGAAGATTAAAGACGGTTTCATCATGAACAAAGTAGGCAGCCAACACGTGGTGGTGCCGGTGGGCGAAACCAGCATGAAGCGCCACTGCATGGTCCGCTTGAATGGCACGGGCGCGTTTTTGTGGGGTCAGCTTGCCGCGGATACTGTGGAGGAAGAGCTGGTCCAGGCTTTGCTGGCGGAATACGCGGTCGACGAGGGAACGGCGCGCGCCGATGTCGCGGCATTTTTGGGCAAGCTGCGCGATACCGACTTGCTGGACGAGTAG
- the istA gene encoding IS21 family transposase, with the protein MAEKNLIGELDMYREAGIKPNFSDIAKRYGKDRHTVASYWRAEGGRPHDGRGDRAGSFDAHIEEVAAKAQLPGVTKKGIHEWLLHRYPGEDLAGYNAFTQFMRKNGIAVGASGGPEPHPRFETPPGLQLQFDWKESVKMANRDGELFEFNVFAATLGHSRRHIFIRSRTRTTDDLVRCMYATIARLGGVPREWVTDNMSALVTIKGGRRLKVQRAYEFAKAAGFELKLCRPRSPQTKGKVESSNRFLSRLMAYQGDFDGWDDIDEIVARIEDASNSEPNETTGLPPSALFMEEKDALLPVGNLRALEEAMGDVVRVARVPATMLVSAHGEPMSVPRRCIGRPARIVCMPGGAMDCYVGGELVATHVAGGPAYDPAHYAEAMAGKRWFGDAAGDIEAAAAANLGLLDSIGGSL; encoded by the coding sequence GTGGCGGAGAAGAACCTGATCGGAGAGTTGGACATGTACAGGGAAGCGGGCATAAAGCCCAACTTCAGCGACATAGCGAAGCGCTACGGCAAGGACAGGCACACCGTGGCGTCGTACTGGAGGGCCGAGGGCGGGCGGCCCCACGACGGGCGCGGCGACAGGGCGGGCTCGTTCGACGCGCACATCGAGGAGGTGGCAGCCAAGGCGCAACTGCCGGGAGTCACCAAGAAGGGCATCCACGAGTGGCTGCTGCACAGGTATCCCGGCGAGGACCTGGCCGGCTACAACGCCTTCACCCAGTTCATGCGCAAGAACGGCATCGCCGTCGGGGCCTCCGGGGGCCCGGAGCCGCACCCGCGCTTCGAGACGCCGCCCGGACTGCAGCTGCAGTTCGACTGGAAGGAGTCCGTCAAGATGGCAAACCGCGACGGCGAGCTGTTCGAGTTCAACGTGTTCGCGGCGACGCTGGGCCATTCCCGCAGGCACATATTCATCCGGTCGAGGACCAGGACGACCGACGACCTGGTCAGGTGCATGTACGCCACGATCGCGAGGCTCGGCGGCGTGCCGCGCGAGTGGGTCACGGACAACATGTCCGCCCTGGTGACGATCAAGGGCGGCAGGCGCCTCAAGGTCCAGCGCGCATACGAGTTCGCCAAGGCCGCCGGCTTCGAGCTGAAGCTGTGCCGCCCGCGCAGCCCCCAGACGAAGGGCAAGGTCGAGTCGTCGAACCGCTTCCTGTCGCGGCTCATGGCCTACCAGGGCGACTTCGACGGCTGGGACGATATCGACGAGATCGTCGCGCGGATCGAGGACGCCAGCAACTCCGAGCCCAACGAGACCACGGGGCTGCCGCCCTCCGCGCTGTTCATGGAGGAGAAGGACGCGCTGCTGCCCGTCGGCAACCTGCGCGCCCTCGAGGAGGCGATGGGCGACGTGGTGCGCGTGGCCAGGGTGCCGGCCACGATGCTGGTGAGCGCGCACGGCGAGCCCATGTCGGTGCCCAGGCGCTGCATCGGCAGGCCCGCCCGCATCGTCTGCATGCCCGGCGGCGCGATGGACTGCTACGTCGGCGGCGAGCTGGTGGCGACGCACGTGGCGGGCGGGCCGGCCTACGACCCGGCGCACTACGCCGAGGCCATGGCCGGCAAGCGGTGGTTCGGCGACGCCGCCGGCGACATCGAGGCGGCCGCCGCGGCCAACCTCGGCCTGCTCGACTCGATAGGGGGCTCGCTGTGA
- a CDS encoding S24/S26 family peptidase, producing the protein MTSEKDISSAMLGAGVSTMGGGSTFPPALSTAVAGSEPRKIEDVLASEGFYMGPPAGVSMWPMLRNRHDVMLVVPARGELRRYDVALYRRGGKYVLHRVVGHFDRGSEKGYVICGDNCVTLEYIPCVDVLGVLRGFYRDGRHIDCETSRGYHAYSKLWVALFPVRKVCKGANAAIRRAGKRVLVSCGLRDRDTVGKAGRK; encoded by the coding sequence ATGACGAGCGAGAAGGACATATCTTCCGCGATGTTGGGCGCGGGTGTATCGACGATGGGCGGGGGCTCGACGTTCCCGCCTGCGCTTTCCACTGCCGTTGCTGGTTCCGAGCCGCGCAAGATCGAGGACGTGCTGGCTTCCGAGGGCTTCTACATGGGGCCGCCTGCGGGCGTTTCCATGTGGCCGATGCTGCGCAACCGCCATGACGTGATGCTGGTGGTGCCGGCTCGGGGCGAGCTGCGTCGTTACGACGTTGCGCTGTATCGCCGTGGCGGGAAGTACGTGTTGCATCGCGTGGTGGGGCATTTCGACCGCGGCTCAGAAAAAGGCTACGTGATTTGCGGGGATAATTGCGTCACGCTGGAGTACATCCCGTGCGTGGACGTGCTGGGCGTGCTGCGCGGCTTCTATCGCGACGGCCGCCATATCGATTGCGAAACCTCCCGCGGCTACCATGCGTATTCGAAGCTGTGGGTGGCGTTGTTCCCCGTGCGCAAGGTATGCAAGGGCGCAAATGCCGCCATAAGGCGCGCGGGCAAGCGCGTGCTCGTGTCGTGCGGCCTGCGCGATCGCGACACCGTTGGCAAAGCGGGGCGGAAATGA
- a CDS encoding ABC transporter ATP-binding protein produces the protein MMRGAAREQDKVTYAWLFAQSKAQHGRIVALSALCALQAAVLVSFALACRAVIDQAVAGNVDGLLASAAALAGVIVSQLVLRLAINGTQERIRARFALELRKSMLDSIFTARYGNVLRFHSGELSNRMFSDVQAVSNGVSTIIPSFVSMIAQLVFAIAVLALISPPMVALFVGAALLSFVLARTLRGRLKALHRAVQEKEGAVRVFLQEALEHQLVIRSFGAQPATSAHADVLQEDHFAAQMRRRGWSIAANASFAFFFNALYAVALTWCAFALLHGTMSYGTLMAVLQLVARIQAPVSSLSGMLPQLYQALASAERLMEVAELSHSENRLPMTAAEFYQRFSGVRICDLAFSYRDEEGGSEAEAAPQASGCDAAGGEGAGALSDAVGGVLAGDAAEKTALASSEGEVASLFCDGAFVPKGSFVVVEGPSGSGKSTLFKLVLGAYDADGFAYEFADDAPECGEAADGEDPGALVAFDAPAVSCGLVAPAINAAVTACPASQVPPRVFAYVPQDNFLFAGSVRENVAFAASDATDDQVKRACEAACAWGFVKELPQGINTMIGEHGQGLSQGQLQRLAIARAVCSGAPIMVLDEVTSALDDATEAAVLANIAALPGKTVFVAAHRAKAREFATMRLRVENGMMREVR, from the coding sequence ATGATGCGCGGGGCGGCGCGCGAGCAGGACAAGGTCACCTACGCGTGGCTGTTCGCGCAGTCTAAGGCTCAGCATGGCCGCATCGTGGCGCTATCGGCGCTGTGCGCATTGCAGGCGGCGGTGCTCGTGAGCTTCGCGCTGGCGTGCCGCGCCGTCATAGACCAGGCGGTCGCGGGAAACGTCGACGGCTTGCTGGCAAGCGCGGCGGCTCTTGCGGGCGTTATCGTCTCGCAGCTGGTGTTGCGTCTGGCCATCAACGGCACACAGGAGCGCATCCGCGCCCGCTTTGCCCTTGAGCTGCGAAAATCCATGCTCGACAGTATCTTCACCGCGCGCTACGGCAACGTTTTGCGCTTCCATTCCGGCGAGCTTTCCAACCGCATGTTCTCCGACGTGCAGGCTGTATCGAACGGCGTGTCCACCATCATCCCAAGCTTCGTGTCCATGATCGCACAACTGGTGTTCGCCATCGCGGTGCTCGCGCTGATCAGCCCGCCCATGGTGGCGCTGTTCGTCGGGGCGGCGCTGCTTTCGTTCGTGCTGGCGCGCACGTTGCGCGGACGTTTGAAGGCGCTGCACAGGGCGGTGCAGGAAAAAGAAGGAGCCGTGCGCGTCTTCTTGCAGGAGGCGCTTGAGCATCAGCTGGTCATCCGTTCGTTCGGTGCCCAGCCTGCCACAAGCGCGCATGCTGATGTGCTGCAGGAGGACCATTTTGCAGCGCAAATGCGCCGCCGCGGATGGTCTATCGCCGCGAACGCCAGTTTTGCGTTCTTCTTCAACGCGTTGTATGCCGTGGCGCTCACGTGGTGCGCGTTTGCGCTTTTACACGGCACCATGAGCTACGGCACGCTTATGGCGGTGCTGCAGCTGGTGGCGCGCATCCAGGCGCCGGTTTCCAGTTTGTCGGGCATGCTGCCGCAGCTGTATCAGGCGCTCGCGTCGGCGGAACGCCTAATGGAGGTTGCGGAGCTTTCGCATTCGGAGAACCGCTTGCCCATGACGGCTGCGGAGTTTTATCAGCGGTTCTCAGGCGTGCGGATATGCGATCTGGCGTTTTCCTATAGGGACGAAGAGGGCGGTAGCGAAGCCGAAGCGGCGCCGCAAGCTTCGGGTTGCGATGCTGCCGGCGGTGAGGGTGCGGGGGCTTTGAGCGATGCGGTCGGCGGCGTGCTTGCTGGTGACGCTGCCGAAAAGACGGCCCTAGCATCTTCCGAGGGCGAAGTTGCAAGCCTTTTCTGTGATGGCGCGTTTGTGCCGAAGGGCTCGTTCGTGGTGGTAGAGGGGCCTTCAGGCTCGGGAAAGTCCACGCTGTTCAAGCTGGTGTTGGGTGCCTACGACGCTGATGGTTTCGCATATGAGTTTGCCGACGATGCACCGGAGTGCGGAGAAGCTGCAGATGGGGAAGATCCCGGAGCGCTCGTCGCTTTCGATGCCCCTGCGGTTTCGTGTGGGCTAGTCGCACCTGCGATTAACGCAGCGGTTACGGCTTGCCCCGCGTCTCAGGTGCCGCCGAGGGTGTTCGCCTATGTGCCGCAGGATAACTTCCTGTTTGCAGGTTCGGTGCGCGAAAACGTGGCGTTTGCGGCTTCTGATGCGACCGATGACCAGGTAAAACGTGCGTGCGAAGCAGCGTGCGCGTGGGGTTTCGTGAAAGAGCTTCCGCAGGGGATCAACACGATGATAGGCGAGCACGGGCAGGGGCTTTCCCAAGGGCAGCTGCAGCGTTTGGCTATTGCGCGCGCGGTGTGCTCGGGTGCGCCTATCATGGTGCTCGACGAGGTCACAAGCGCGCTCGATGATGCGACCGAAGCGGCTGTGCTAGCCAACATAGCCGCATTGCCGGGCAAAACGGTTTTCGTCGCCGCACACCGTGCAAAAGCTCGCGAGTTCGCCACCATGCGCCTTCGCGTGGAGAACGGCATGATGCGCGAAGTGCGTTAG
- a CDS encoding transposase, with protein MGVANWAHDEESDEHACPEGRTLAFCGESRRVSDLGYESAVRTYEREDCSGCSRRARCSKSADPDFPKRIQASPALNAFKSRAGEMLRTEAGSALRKRRSVDVETVFGDVKRNLGFTRFTIRGVSVNIFFTIFTNVFSPIAPTRMRRIRQR; from the coding sequence ATGGGGGTCGCCAACTGGGCGCACGACGAAGAGTCCGACGAGCACGCCTGCCCGGAGGGCCGGACGCTTGCCTTTTGCGGAGAATCGCGGCGGGTGTCGGACCTGGGCTACGAGAGCGCGGTGCGGACATACGAGCGCGAGGACTGCTCGGGCTGCTCCCGCAGGGCGAGGTGCTCGAAGTCGGCGGACCCGGATTTCCCGAAGCGGATCCAGGCGAGCCCGGCCTTGAACGCCTTCAAGAGCCGCGCCGGCGAGATGCTGCGCACGGAGGCGGGGTCCGCCTTGCGGAAGAGGCGCTCCGTCGACGTGGAGACCGTGTTCGGCGACGTCAAGAGAAACCTCGGGTTCACGAGGTTCACGATAAGGGGTGTTAGCGTCAATATATTTTTCACCATTTTCACCAACGTATTTTCGCCAATCGCGCCAACGCGGATGCGCCGGATTCGCCAACGCTGA